The following are from one region of the Lacinutrix sp. Bg11-31 genome:
- a CDS encoding N-acetylmuramoyl-L-alanine amidase — MQTKLKTLFLLIIITLTVSLSVNAQTESGKFIVVLDAGHGGKDPGNLGSGFKEKKIALNIILKVGAALEKMHDFKVIYTRKTDVFIELRERAAIANRADADLFVSVHCDSHTSQAHGAGTFVMSLSKSSQNLSTAKKENEVIYLEDNYEVKYSGFNPDKPESLIGISALAEENLDNSILVANIIQEKMVKLKRKNRKVKQDVFWVLHNTYMPSVLVETGFLTYKKEGSYLNSNKGQTEMSKAIKDGIVSYKKQIDGNFVDSDYIIIKDDENETVIPAEEKIIPNTIFKVQIAAASKKVEPKSYNFKGLKEVSRDKEGKLYKYFYGYTSDINKIQKMKKVAKQKGFKSAFIVAYRDGERISLQKALNSGAK, encoded by the coding sequence ATGCAAACGAAACTAAAAACGCTTTTCTTATTAATTATAATAACATTAACAGTATCACTATCTGTAAATGCACAAACAGAGTCTGGTAAATTTATAGTTGTTTTAGATGCTGGACATGGAGGAAAAGATCCTGGGAATTTAGGAAGTGGCTTCAAAGAAAAAAAAATAGCTTTAAATATAATTCTTAAAGTTGGTGCTGCTCTAGAGAAAATGCATGATTTTAAAGTAATTTATACTAGAAAAACAGATGTTTTTATAGAGCTTAGAGAAAGAGCAGCAATTGCAAATAGGGCAGATGCAGATTTATTTGTATCGGTACATTGCGATTCACACACCTCTCAAGCACATGGAGCAGGAACATTTGTAATGAGTTTAAGTAAAAGTTCTCAAAATTTAAGCACTGCTAAAAAAGAGAATGAAGTAATATATCTTGAAGATAATTATGAAGTAAAATATTCTGGTTTTAATCCAGATAAACCAGAATCATTAATAGGAATAAGCGCACTTGCTGAAGAAAACTTAGATAATAGTATTCTGGTTGCAAACATTATTCAAGAAAAAATGGTAAAACTAAAGCGTAAAAACAGAAAAGTAAAACAAGATGTTTTTTGGGTGCTTCATAATACTTATATGCCAAGTGTTTTAGTTGAAACAGGATTTTTAACCTACAAAAAAGAAGGCTCATATTTAAATTCTAATAAAGGGCAAACGGAAATGTCTAAAGCTATAAAAGATGGTATTGTAAGTTATAAAAAGCAAATTGATGGTAATTTTGTGGATTCCGATTATATAATTATTAAAGACGATGAAAACGAAACCGTTATCCCTGCCGAAGAAAAAATAATTCCTAACACCATTTTTAAAGTACAAATTGCTGCAGCTTCAAAAAAAGTAGAGCCTAAATCTTATAATTTTAAAGGTTTAAAAGAGGTTTCACGAGATAAAGAAGGAAAGTTATATAAGTATTTTTATGGCTATACTTCAGACATTAATAAAATACAAAAAATGAAAAAGGTTGCTAAACAAAAAGGATTTAAAAGCGCATTTATTGTTGCCTACAGAGATGGTGAGCGCATAAGTTTGCAAAAAGCCTTAAATAGTGGCGCAAAATAG
- a CDS encoding putative LPS assembly protein LptD, with protein sequence MHTNRIHILFALSFTVFINTFSFAQVDGEDKSIEIPKEKEVETIKPFTKVNDSIVIPVEKLIATKETDSTETDSIKPKPALLQAIVTYKAKDYNAFNRKEQKMYLYNEAQVNYTDMEITAGSIVIDYSKNLIYAGRTKDTAGVYSQRPVFKQGDNLIEPDSMIFNFKNKKAIIFNSNTEQQGMKIRSERSKKENDSVYFLNKMRITTAENEDDPEYYFMIDKAKLVPNKKIVASSAQMFIYNVPTPIIVPFAFFPLSKKQTSGVIFPSFGEQNDRGYFLQNGGYYFAISDYVDLAVLGDYYTNGSYGLRLENNYKKRYKYNGRLGFRYENLITSERGFSDYAKTTVYNLRWSHTQDTKSSPSSRFSASVNLGSSNYYQQSQNQVNTASFLNNTLASSVSYSKTFEGEPQVNMSLTATHSQNTQTEAINLTLPTLQASVGRVYPFAPKVGSKKGIIQNINLQYSVRGENSIKTTDSLFFKSEMFDDAKIGMKHSIPITTNFKVFNYFSVSANASFDEAWTLNTINRYYDSDLSKTITEDIKGFDAYRTYNFGASVGTTVYGQFNFEDEGEDKKIKAIRHVMRPSISYNINPAFDRYYDSYEVTDINGETIREDEFSRFEGSLFGAPNKTYSSSIGLSLSNNIEAKVRDKDSTITEAKKIILLNNLNFSTSYNLAGDSLRISPVRMSGGTQLFDNKMNVNFGATLDPYALDNNNKKVDEFNIKNGGSLFRLTSANLTLGYSLNSKGNDKKSNTSDRSRTETLDSGGRDDDLFGRSQDFADQRYNEEDDEKEEELGDLYNYNVPWNLRLAYAVNYSNAQRQDEISSHSLMFSGDIEISPKWSIGGSSGYDFKNQGFSYTQLRFARDLMSWRMNFSWIPFSSRSSWNFFIGIKSNILKDLKYEKRLKPDQGL encoded by the coding sequence TTGCATACAAATAGAATTCACATACTTTTTGCCTTAAGTTTTACAGTGTTTATCAACACTTTTAGCTTTGCCCAAGTTGATGGCGAAGATAAAAGCATTGAAATTCCTAAAGAAAAAGAGGTTGAAACCATAAAGCCTTTTACTAAGGTTAACGACTCGATTGTTATTCCTGTTGAAAAATTAATTGCAACAAAAGAGACTGACTCTACAGAAACAGATTCTATAAAACCAAAACCTGCTCTTTTACAAGCTATAGTAACTTACAAAGCAAAAGATTATAATGCCTTTAATAGAAAAGAGCAAAAAATGTATTTGTATAATGAAGCTCAAGTAAATTATACAGATATGGAAATTACTGCTGGTTCTATAGTTATAGATTACAGTAAAAATTTAATTTACGCAGGAAGAACAAAAGATACTGCTGGTGTCTATTCTCAAAGACCTGTTTTTAAACAAGGAGATAATCTCATAGAGCCAGATTCTATGATCTTTAATTTTAAAAACAAGAAAGCAATAATTTTTAATTCTAATACCGAACAACAAGGTATGAAAATTAGATCTGAGCGTTCTAAAAAAGAAAATGATTCGGTTTATTTTTTAAATAAAATGCGAATTACCACAGCTGAGAACGAAGATGATCCCGAATATTATTTCATGATAGACAAGGCTAAACTTGTTCCAAACAAGAAAATTGTAGCAAGTTCTGCTCAAATGTTTATTTACAACGTTCCTACTCCTATTATAGTTCCTTTTGCCTTTTTTCCATTAAGTAAAAAACAAACGTCTGGTGTTATATTCCCTAGTTTTGGAGAACAAAATGATCGCGGATATTTTCTACAAAATGGAGGTTATTATTTTGCTATTAGTGATTATGTGGATTTAGCCGTTTTAGGAGATTATTATACTAATGGTAGTTATGGTTTGCGTTTAGAAAATAATTATAAAAAACGTTATAAATATAATGGTCGTCTAGGTTTTAGATATGAAAATCTAATTACTAGTGAACGTGGTTTTTCAGATTATGCTAAAACTACTGTATATAATTTACGTTGGTCTCATACTCAAGACACTAAATCTAGCCCAAGTTCTCGATTCTCAGCTTCTGTAAATTTAGGAAGTAGTAATTATTATCAGCAATCTCAAAATCAAGTAAATACAGCTAGTTTTCTAAATAACACCTTAGCTTCTTCAGTATCGTACTCTAAAACCTTTGAAGGCGAACCACAGGTTAACATGAGTTTAACTGCCACACATTCGCAAAACACGCAAACTGAAGCAATAAATCTAACCTTACCAACCTTACAAGCTAGTGTTGGTCGTGTTTATCCTTTCGCTCCTAAAGTTGGTTCAAAGAAAGGGATAATTCAAAATATAAACTTGCAATATAGTGTAAGAGGTGAAAATAGTATAAAAACTACAGATTCACTTTTTTTTAAAAGTGAAATGTTTGATGATGCAAAAATTGGAATGAAACACTCTATTCCTATTACTACCAATTTTAAAGTTTTTAATTACTTTAGTGTAAGTGCTAATGCAAGTTTTGACGAAGCATGGACATTAAATACAATTAACCGTTATTATGATAGTGATCTTAGTAAAACAATAACCGAAGACATTAAAGGTTTCGATGCCTATAGAACCTATAATTTTGGTGCAAGTGTTGGTACAACTGTATATGGACAGTTTAATTTTGAAGATGAAGGTGAAGATAAAAAAATAAAAGCTATAAGGCATGTTATGCGACCAAGCATTAGTTATAACATAAATCCAGCTTTCGATAGGTATTACGATTCTTACGAGGTTACAGATATTAATGGAGAAACCATACGTGAAGACGAGTTCTCACGTTTTGAAGGCAGTCTCTTTGGAGCTCCAAACAAAACCTATTCTAGTTCTATTGGCTTGTCGTTAAGTAACAATATTGAGGCTAAAGTAAGAGATAAAGACAGTACAATAACAGAGGCTAAAAAAATTATTTTATTAAATAATTTAAACTTTTCAACTTCTTATAATCTTGCAGGAGATTCTTTACGTATTAGTCCCGTTAGAATGAGTGGTGGTACACAACTATTCGATAATAAAATGAATGTTAATTTTGGTGCAACTCTAGATCCTTACGCACTAGATAATAACAATAAAAAGGTAGATGAATTTAATATAAAAAATGGTGGAAGTTTATTTAGGTTAACAAGCGCAAATCTTACTTTAGGTTACAGCTTAAATAGTAAAGGCAACGACAAAAAGTCTAATACTAGTGATAGAAGTCGAACTGAAACTTTAGACAGTGGAGGTCGTGATGATGATTTATTTGGACGTTCTCAAGATTTTGCAGACCAGCGTTACAACGAAGAAGACGATGAAAAAGAGGAAGAACTTGGAGATCTTTACAACTACAACGTACCATGGAATTTACGTTTAGCTTATGCAGTAAATTACTCAAATGCTCAGCGTCAAGACGAGATATCTTCACATTCTTTAATGTTCTCTGGCGATATTGAAATTTCACCTAAATGGAGTATTGGAGGCTCTTCTGGTTATGATTTTAAAAATCAAGGCTTCTCTTATACGCAATTACGTTTTGCAAGAGATTTAATGAGTTGGCGTATGAATTTTAGCTGGATACCTTTTAGTAGTAGAAGTTCTTGGAATTTCTTTATTGGTATAAAATCTAACATATTAAAAGATTTAAAATACGAAAAACGTCTAAAGCCAGATCAAGGGCTGTAA
- a CDS encoding Rid family detoxifying hydrolase — protein sequence MKKIITTKHAPAPIGPYNQAVLSGNTLYTSGQIALHPETGELVLDDISTETKQVMENMKAVLAAADMTFENVIKSSIFISDMNNFGAINTVYGKYFNEATAPARETVEVANLPKFVNVEISMIAVK from the coding sequence ATGAAAAAAATAATAACAACAAAGCACGCTCCTGCTCCAATAGGACCATACAATCAAGCCGTTTTAAGTGGGAATACTTTATACACATCTGGACAAATTGCGTTGCATCCAGAAACTGGTGAATTAGTTTTAGATGATATTTCAACTGAAACAAAACAAGTTATGGAAAATATGAAAGCAGTTTTAGCTGCAGCAGACATGACCTTTGAAAACGTAATTAAGTCCTCAATATTTATTAGTGATATGAATAATTTTGGAGCAATAAACACAGTTTATGGAAAGTATTTTAATGAAGCTACTGCTCCTGCTCGTGAAACTGTAGAAGTTGCAAACTTACCAAAGTTTGTTAATGTTGAAATTAGTATGATTGCTGTAAAATAA